The candidate division WOR-3 bacterium genomic interval TCCTGAGTTTTGTTCTGCCCAAGGTCTATGAGGCAAGGATTAAATTCAAGTTAGACCTCTCTGAATCGAAGCCGGTTTTCTTTTCGGAGATTTACACCCCCCAAAGAGTTGATCCTGTTGAAAGTCAACTGGAGATCGTCAGGAGCCGCACCCTCGCCCGCTCAGTGGTCAAGAAGTTGAATCTGAATTTTATTGTGAAGAACCACAAACAGTACTTTTTTGATTCGGTATATGTTTCCGAAAAATTTCCGCCGGGTACATACTGTTTAAAATTCAATGACAGCCGGTTCTCCCTGGTGACGAAGAAGGGGGAGATAGTCGGCTCCGGCAGAGTCGGAGAACTTTTTGATATTGATTCACTGAAATTCTTTATAAAAGAGAAACCAACCGACGACATAAAGATCATTATTAAAGAAATCAACGAAAGTGCCGAAGAGTTGCAGAAAAAGACGAGTGCCAGTCAAATCAAGAACACCTATCTTGTATTACTGAAAGCCAAATCGTCGTCTCCTGAGTTGGCGGCGGCGATCGCCAATACACTTGTTGACGAATACATAAATTATTCCCTCGCCACCGTGAGAGAGGCGGCGCGCGGTTCAAAAGAGTTTATCGAGAGTCAGATTTCCATCTTCGGCGAGGAGCTTAATAAAGCCGAAGAGAAACTGCGTCAATTTAAAGAAAAGACGGGTATTTTTCTGCTTGACGAATCAGCAAAGGAGATAATTTCTTCTCTGGCACAGTTTGAGGTTGAGAAAGAAAAGGCGATCGTTGAATTGAATGAAATCGAAAGTTCCATAAAGAATCTCGAACAGGAATTATCAAAAGATGAAGCCTCTTACGGTGCCTATAAACGGATGGCTTCGTTTCCCACGATATCCACAAGTCCGATAATAATTTCATTGCGGGAAAAACTTAAATCACTCGAGATCCAGCGTCAGGAGCTGCTTCAGAAGAGCGGAGAGAACCCCAAAGAGCTTTCCGAAATAGATAATAAGATTAAACAGACCGAGGAAGAACTGCAAAAGGCGACAAAACAGATCGTCCTCGCCGGTCCCTCGGTATCCGATCCTATTTTTCAATCCATTATTTCCCAGATCATCAACAATGAGACGCGTGCGATCGCATTGCAGAGTCGCATCGACGCCTTGAATCATATTATAAATCGACACAACCACCGTTTAAAGCAGTTGCCCGAGGCTGAAGTGAATCTCGCCCAGCTTGAGCGGCAGAAGATGGCTAACGAAGAGATTTACACGATGTTGTTGGGAAAACTTGAAGAATCGAAGATCGCTGAAGCCATGCAGATCAGCGAGGCACGGATTATCGACCGGGCGACGGTTCCTGACAAACCGGTTGCGCCGAAACCGAAACAGAATACCGTACTCGGATTTCTTTTGGGTTTATTCATCGGTGTCGCCAGTGCGTTTCTTCTTGAATATCTGGATACCTCGGTAAAGAGCTCCAAAGAGATCGAGGAACTTACGGGTGCGTCGGTACTGGCGGCGATTCCTTTGGTCAAAGATAAGGAACATCCGTGTATCCCCACCATAGAAGAACCCCATTCCCAGATCGCTGAGGCGTACAGAATTTTAAGAACGAATTTGGCTTTCGCCGCTGCAGCAAAGCCCCTTAAGACGTTGCTGATCACTTCTACATTACCCCAGGAAGGGAAAACGACGACCTGCCTTAATCTTGGTATTACCCTGGCTCAACAGGGAAATAAAACGGTGGTACTTGATTGTGATTTCAGACGGCCGATGCTTCACACGTATTTTTCAAAATATATCAAAAATAAAAGGCACGGCCTTTCAGATATTCTCCTGGGCAGGCTTAAGTTGAAAGAGGCGATCGTCAAGACACCCACTACGGAAAATCTCAGTTTTATCACCAGTGGTACGATTCCCTCGAATCCCGCGGAGCTGCTGGGTTCTAAGAAGATGCAGGATACAATAGAAAGATTAAAGGATGATTTTGAATTTATAATCCTTGATGCTCCACCGGCACTTGGGGTGGCTGATGCAAGGGTACTCGGTAAGATCGTGGATGGTATTTTGGTTGTGGTGATGGCGAATAAGACAAACCGTGATGCAGTTCTTGAGGTTAAGGATGAGCTGGAACGAAGCGGCGAAAAGATAATCGGTTTTGTTTTAAACGGTGTCGACCTTACACATCACTACTATCGCCATCGTTATTATTACTACTATCCTTCAAAGTGAGTTTTTGAAGAAAATTGATATGTTGAAGTCAACAAGAGTATGTTCTGAAAGATGAAAAGATATCGACGGCGGACTTCAAAGAAGTTCCGCTGGATTATTATTATTGCGGTAATAACAATTCCATTAATCTATTTCAGCCGCAGATTTTATAAGTATCTCAGTGCACGATATGAAGAAAAGAGTTTGAAAAAACAGATCCTGATTTTGCAAGCTGAAAATGAAGTGTTGAAAAACCGAATTCATCAATATAAAAGAGGAACCGTACTTGAAGCCAATGCGCGTGATGAACTGGGGATGATCAGAAAGGGTGAAAAAGTATATCTGGTCCCGAAGAAATGAACTATCGGATTGAAATAACTCCGTTTCGAGTGGAAGTATGCGAGAGCGACAGCGCGTACAGTTATGATGACATCGTGGTGATTAAGAGTAAAGAAGGGATAGACCTCGGACGCGTAGTTAAAGAAGAGGATGAAGAGATTGAAGAAGTCTACGGTAAAATCATC includes:
- a CDS encoding polysaccharide biosynthesis tyrosine autokinase, encoding MVRALQSRYFDSSDLHRGKMKKEPTLQDYIGVVMERRWLVGICVGVATVAALVLSFVLPKVYEARIKFKLDLSESKPVFFSEIYTPQRVDPVESQLEIVRSRTLARSVVKKLNLNFIVKNHKQYFFDSVYVSEKFPPGTYCLKFNDSRFSLVTKKGEIVGSGRVGELFDIDSLKFFIKEKPTDDIKIIIKEINESAEELQKKTSASQIKNTYLVLLKAKSSSPELAAAIANTLVDEYINYSLATVREAARGSKEFIESQISIFGEELNKAEEKLRQFKEKTGIFLLDESAKEIISSLAQFEVEKEKAIVELNEIESSIKNLEQELSKDEASYGAYKRMASFPTISTSPIIISLREKLKSLEIQRQELLQKSGENPKELSEIDNKIKQTEEELQKATKQIVLAGPSVSDPIFQSIISQIINNETRAIALQSRIDALNHIINRHNHRLKQLPEAEVNLAQLERQKMANEEIYTMLLGKLEESKIAEAMQISEARIIDRATVPDKPVAPKPKQNTVLGFLLGLFIGVASAFLLEYLDTSVKSSKEIEELTGASVLAAIPLVKDKEHPCIPTIEEPHSQIAEAYRILRTNLAFAAAAKPLKTLLITSTLPQEGKTTTCLNLGITLAQQGNKTVVLDCDFRRPMLHTYFSKYIKNKRHGLSDILLGRLKLKEAIVKTPTTENLSFITSGTIPSNPAELLGSKKMQDTIERLKDDFEFIILDAPPALGVADARVLGKIVDGILVVVMANKTNRDAVLEVKDELERSGEKIIGFVLNGVDLTHHYYRHRYYYYYPSK